ATTGGGGATAAAACCCTATTTTTAACCGGTGTCGATGAGCATGGAGAAAAAGTAGAACAGACTGCCAAAAAGGCAGGTCGCGATCCCCAAGAATTTGTAGATCAAATGGCAACTTGTTGGCAAGAGTACTGGAAATCGATGGGTGTCCAAAACGATATTTTTATGCGCACCAGCAATCCCAAGCACAAAGAAATTGCCCAAGGCCTTTTGGAAAAAATTAAAGCCAAGGGAGATATTTATTTAGGAACATATAAAGGCATGTATTGTTTGGGGTGTGAAGAATTTAAAGCCGGCCGAGAATTGGTCAATGGTATTTGTCCAGAACACCGACCTGACCAAATGCAATACAAAGAAGAAAATAACTACTTTTTTAAACTCTCTAAATATGCTCAAAAGGTCAAAAAATTACTCGAAGATGGCACAATTAAATTAATTCCCGAGAATAAAAAAAAGGAAATGTTAGCTAGGCTTGAAAATGAGGTGACTGATCTTTCGGTTTCGCGTCAAAAGGTTGCATGGGGAATAGAACTACCATGGGATACCACACAAACAATTTATGTCTGGGTAGAAGCTTTAATGAATTATTATTCGGCAACTAAAATTTTTGGCAAAGAGGAATTTTGGCCGGCCTCGGTGCACTTTTTGGGCAAAGGCAATAATTGGTTTCATTCCGTGATCTGGCCAGCACTGCTTCTTTCTTGTGATCTTCCATTGCCCAAAGAGATTTTTGTCCACGGCTATTACAATGTAGAAGGCGTCAAAATGAGCAAGTCTTTGGGAAATGTTATTTCTCCCACAGATTTGACTGACAAATATGAGGTTGATGGCACGAGGTATCTATTGTGCGCAAGCCAGCCTTACTTTGAAGATTTTAGCGTCAGCTTTAAATGGTTTGACACCGTTTATAACAACGATTTGGCTAACGGTTTGGGAAATTTGGTCTCGCGAGTTGCCAAAATGTGCGCCGACGAAAAATTATCCTATTCAAATTTTGCGGATGACTTTGTGACTGTTTTAACCCAAAATCCCAGTCTTAAAAATGCGCTTGAGGAATACAAGTTATTTGAGGTTGTAGAAATTGTAAAAAGCAAAGTGAAAAAAATCAATGAGTACATTAATCAAAACGAACCCTGGAAAAAAGAAAGCGTGCCTAAAAAAGAAGTGTTATTTAATGCTGTAAAAAATATTCTGGAAATTGCCCTTATTCTAAAACCAGTAACCCCAGAGACCTCCGCCAAAATTATTAAAGTTTTTACCGCCTCCCCAATTCTTCCCTCTCCCACTCTTTTTGCAAGAGTCTCTTGAAAATTTGGTTGCGGGTCCTCGGGCTCGCACCGAGGTTAAGCGGGATTATGAGCCCCGCGAGATACTGCACCTCCCACCCGCAATGTGGGGCTATTCTATACCCATCTTATACTAATTTGCAACCTTGTTATGATGTATAATGAAATTATGGTCTGCCAAAAATGCCAAAAAGAAGTTAAAAACCCTGTTGCAGTATTTTGCTACTGGTGTGGTGCCGTTTTAGAACACCCTACTAATACCACTTCTACTGTGGAGAATCCAAAAACCGAAAGCAAAACACCCAAAGTAAAAATAAATAAACGATTAATGCTGGGGACTTTACCCTTTGTTGCCACAGCTTTAATAATAACCACACTTTTTACTTTTAAGGTAAAACCGTTTAATAAGCAGAGCACTAGCGCGCCAGTCATAGCCGAGATATCCCCAGAGTCGCAAGAGAACAAAATTAAAACGCAAGTTGTAGAGCTTGAAGATACTAATCTTGGTGATTCTTTTTCGTTTGGTGTTAGTAAATTTGAATCCTTAATCCCACAGGACATTATTTACTACATCGAAGGAACAAATATCAACGACCAACTAACGGCAGAAAGTCAAAAAAAATTCGAGGTCCTTTTGACTGACATTTTTGACCTGTCGCAGGAAGAAGCTTTAACTTATTTTTCCTCTGATTTTGGATATTTCTGCAACGGCGAAGGATGCGCAATTTTGCTTTTAGCTAAAGATGCCAAAAGCTTAAAAGCAAAAGCTGAAGATACCACATTTAAACCTGATGGTTTTAGTCTGGAACTGCTAGATAATACCGCTTTAATTTATCAGGATG
The Patescibacteria group bacterium genome window above contains:
- the metG gene encoding methionine--tRNA ligase — translated: MFYITTPIYYSNDIPHLGHLSTTISADIIARYHRLIGDKTLFLTGVDEHGEKVEQTAKKAGRDPQEFVDQMATCWQEYWKSMGVQNDIFMRTSNPKHKEIAQGLLEKIKAKGDIYLGTYKGMYCLGCEEFKAGRELVNGICPEHRPDQMQYKEENNYFFKLSKYAQKVKKLLEDGTIKLIPENKKKEMLARLENEVTDLSVSRQKVAWGIELPWDTTQTIYVWVEALMNYYSATKIFGKEEFWPASVHFLGKGNNWFHSVIWPALLLSCDLPLPKEIFVHGYYNVEGVKMSKSLGNVISPTDLTDKYEVDGTRYLLCASQPYFEDFSVSFKWFDTVYNNDLANGLGNLVSRVAKMCADEKLSYSNFADDFVTVLTQNPSLKNALEEYKLFEVVEIVKSKVKKINEYINQNEPWKKESVPKKEVLFNAVKNILEIALILKPVTPETSAKIIKVFTASPILPSPTLFARVS